A stretch of the Uranotaenia lowii strain MFRU-FL chromosome 3, ASM2978415v1, whole genome shotgun sequence genome encodes the following:
- the LOC129753469 gene encoding uncharacterized protein LOC129753469, with the protein MASKAEKKLAADLLTRRRACAERDVVEKFIAEYTYERDCCQVAVRLEALNKCNELFLNVQNDIELGDHEERFEGHLEFRADFEDRFCRAKGFLLSKLESREHPLSSTIMHASSSHNMSASFHHRLPKIDLPKFSGDESRWISFRDNFISMIHCNEDIPIVNKLQYLLQSLEGEAKKPFESVDIQADNYSSTWDALKKRYDNKRFLRKELFRGLYNLPSIKRESAQDLNTLVDDFQRHVKALGKLGEPVEHWDTPLIFILSNKLDAATIRAWEQDTRQKDEVKYDELIDFLIQHVRMLKSVASDLQHRSTVLTVSRVAGQTPKKPSAIKSVVNAATSESQSSTQQCHCCSKTHPLHQCPAFKKLSISQRRELVTRHSLCRNCFRSNHQARACKSKFVCRNCQAKHHTMLHDQPAPQPTSAIQGTSGSLSPPAINLSVHSNSTVLLETVALLVVDRYGRQIPARALLDSAAMSNFITKKLANELATRQSPVDISVAGIGESVKRIKHQLTAKIVSRNSDFSTTLDFLVMRKPTSNLPTIPIDTSTWNIPEVPLADVHFNVPATIDIIIGGECYHELHTGVRQSLGNGFPFLVDTHFGWTVSGKVTTGSTTAPRACYISAVDQNLDCTLERFWELDTVDEGQNLSAEERKCEEIFASTTTRNHDGRYVVRLPRTDDSQITLGDSRMIAIRRFYSLERRLQRDDSTKMAYHKFIEEYAQLEHMFKIDPVVDNKPHCYLPHHPVFKEASTTTKVRVVFDASCKTTSGYSLNDRLLVGPVVQQDLLSITLRFRTKAIALVADIEKMYRQVNLHPDDQPFHRILWRENPSEPLDTYELRTVTYGTASAPYLATRVLKQLAIDEGDRFPVAAEAIDDYYMDDLLSGANDLESAIQKRRQMSAMCQSAGFQLRKWASNNRSALVDVPSADLAIDPLHDLNEDQSVSTLGLVWDTRTDMLRFNINLPLPASVLTKRKVISYIARIFDPLGLVGPAITLAKLFMQQLWRLRSEKDEPYDWDRPLPSKLQEEWKQFHATLYILADIRIPRFVNGYADCSIQLHFFCDASEAAYGSCCFVRSEFAGEIRVRLLTSKSKVAPLAKKHSIARLELCAAVLSTKLFRKVQGAIGSSEHVYFWSDSTTVLQWLRSPPHRWRTFVANRVTAIQTGTEGFNWRHVPGVQNPADELSRGLQPSDLLNQARWWNGPDWLSSSSEYWPRCVLPENDSPEVAEESPSVSLAATVSEKEDFADQLFTRYSTFKRLNRVTAACIKYIKALQAAAIRRKNQLVTPFPTPNELAIVYLSAEDLAEADRALLRLAQSQLYAEELSEFQNPKRTRNPLSSQLRYLRPFLCDDGIIRVGGRLRNADVAQSVKHPAVLSAKHPLARLITEHYHRTLLHAGPQLMIATIRQRYWIHGGRNLARQTYHGCMKCFLQKPTLVEQSSADLPKSRVIQDRPFAVCGVDYFGPIFIKSPIRRHGPTKAYGAIFVCFVTKAVHIELVSDLSTPAFLSALRRFVARRSRPREIHSDNGTAFKGASNALHRLYDMLKKNSEDRGQIFNWCATERIQWKFIPPRAPHFGGLWEAAVKSAKHHILREIGHTNMSYEDMTTLLAEVEMCLNSRPITPIPTETDDLEVLTPGHFLVGTNLQAVDDVDVTAKPDNHLDHWKLTTKRMQGIWARWYPEYLAQLQTRARKGSKSAVPVEVGKIVVIKEDNLPPALWPLGRITKLHPGRDGVVRVVGLKTAKRDDVVRAVNRIAILPTASIQDVDPTTTED; encoded by the coding sequence ATGGCTAGCAAGGCGGAGAAGAAATTAGCAGCGGACCTTCTGACGCGACGACGAGCGTGTGCCGAGCGAGATGTGGTGGAGAAGTTCATTGCGGAGTACACCTATGAACGGGATTGTTGCCAGGTTGCGGTGCGTTTGGAGGCGCTAAACAAGTGCAACGAGCTGTTCCTGAACGTGCAGAATGATATTGAGCTGGGCGATCACGAAGAGAGGTTTGAAGGTCATCTAGAGTTTCGGGCGGATTTTGAGGATCGATTCTGCAGGGCGAAAGGTTTTTTGCTGTCCAAACTGGAAAGTAGGGAGCATCCGTTGAGTTCGACGATCATGCACGCATCGTCTTCACACAACATGTCTGCTAGTTTCCACCATCGTTTGCCGAAAATCGATCTGCCGAAGTTCAGCGGAGATGAGTCGCGTTGGATCTCGTTTCGTGATAACTTTATCTCAATGATCCACTGCAACGAAGATATTCCGATCGTGAACAAGCTGCAATATCTTCTACAGTCACTGGAGGGAGAAGCTAAGAAGCCGTTTGAGTCTGTGGACATCCAAGCGGACAACTATTCGTCGACATGGGATGCACTGAAGAAGCGGTACGATAATAAACGGTTTCTCAGGAAGGAATTGTTTCGAGGCCTGTACAATCTCCCATCGATAAAGCGTGAGTCAGCACAGGACCTCAACACTCTGGTTGATGACTTTCAGCGACATGTCAAGGCATTGGGAAAATTGGGCGAGCCAGTAGAGCACTGGGACACTCCACTTATTTTCATTCTTTCGAATAAATTGGATGCAGCAACGATCCGCGCTTGGGAGCAAGATACTCGTCAAAAGGACGAAGTAAAGTACGACGAGCTCATCGATTTTTTGATCCAACATGTTCGAATGCTGAAATCCGTTGCCAGTGATCTGCAGCACCGTTCAACAGTGTTGACTGTTTCCAGGGTGGCCGGACAAACACCGAAGAAGCCGTCAGCGATCAAATCCGTCGTCAACGCAGCAACATCCGAGTCACAATCCAGCACACAACAGTGTCACTGTTGTTCCAAAACGCACCCTTTGCACCAGTGTCCAGCATTCAAGAAGCTGTCGATCTCCCAGCGGCGAGAACTAGTTACGAGGCACAGTCTTTGCCGAAACTGCTTCCGTTCAAATCACCAGGCACGAGCGTGCAAGTCGAAGTTTGTTTGTAGAAACTGCCAAGCTAAGCACCACACTATGTTGCACGATCAACCAGCCCCGCAACCCACGTCGGCGATTCAAGGCACCAGTGGTTCACTCAGCCCGCCAGCAATCAACTTATCTGTGCATTCCAACTCGACGGTTCTACTGGAAACAGTTGCGCTTCTAGTGGTCGATCGGTATGGAAGGCAAATTCCAGCACGCGCTCTTCTGGATTCTGCAGCGATGTCTAACTTTATTACGAAGAAGCTGGCGAACGAGCTCGCCACTAGACAAAGCCCCGTGGACATCTCAGTTGCGGGAATAGGAGAGTCCGTCAAGCGCATCAAGCACCAGCTAACGGCCAAGATAGTTTCCAGGAACAGTGACTTCTCCACCACACTCGATTTTCTAGTTATGAGGAAGCCGACATCAAATCTGCCCACAATACCTATCGACACATCTACGTGGAACATTCCTGAAGTGCCTTTGGCGGATGTCCATTTCAATGTTCCAGCTACGATCGATATAATCATCGGTGGAGAGTGCTATCACGAGCTCCACACCGGCGTTCGCCAATCTCTTGGCAACGGATTCCCGTTCTTGGTGGACACACACTTTGGCTGGACAGTTTCCGGCAAGGTAACGACCGGCTCCACCACCGCACCACGAGCGTGCTACATCTCCGCCGTTGACCAGAACTTGGACTGTACTCTGGAACGTTTCTGGGAGCTGGACACCGTCGATGAAGGCCAAAACCTCTCAGCAGAAGAACGGAAGTGCGAAGAGATTTTTGCCAGCACCACCACTCGAAATCACGATGGAAGGTACGTCGTACGGCTGCCCCGGACTGATGATTCCCAGATCACCCTTGGAGACTCTCGCATGATCGCAATTCGCCGGTTCTACAGCTTAGAACGCCGCCTACAGCGAGATGACTCCACCAAAATGGCCTACCACAAATTCATCGAAGAATACGCACAACTTGAACACATGTTTAAGATAGATCCTGTCGTCGATAACAAACCACACTGCTATCTGCCACATCACCCGGTCTTCAAGGAAGCCAGCACAACCACCAAGGTACGCGTGGTATTCGACGCTTCTTGCAAGACCACATCCGGGTATTCGCTGAACGATAGGCTGCTCGTCGGTCCGGTCGTCCAACAGGATCTGCTGTCCATCACCCTTCGATTCCGTACAAAGGCCATCGCTCTTGTGGCggacattgaaaaaatgtacCGTCAAGTTAATTTACATCCCGATGATCAGCCCTTTCATCGAATCCTTTGGAGGGAGAACCCTTCTGAACCGTTGGATACTTACGAACTCCGCACCGTTACTTACGGAACCGCTTCAGCTCCGTACCTGGCAACTCGTGTTTTGAAGCAGCTAGCCATTGATGAAGGAGATAGGTTCCCAGTCGCAGCCGAAGCCATCGATGACTACTACATGGATGATTTACTATCCGGTGCCAACGATCTAGAGTCCGCTATACAAAAACGCCGCCAGATGTCCGCGATGTGTCAGTCTGCCGGATTTCAGCTGAGAAAGTGGGCTTCTAACAACCGATCGGCTCTTGTAGACGTTCCATCTGCAGACCTTGCCATCGATCCACTGCATGACTTGAACGAAGATCAATCGGTATCGACTCTCGGCCTAGTTTGGGATACTCGAACTGATATGCTGCGGTTCAACATCAACCTTCCACTTCCTGCGTCGGTGCTGACCAAGAGGAAAGTAATCTCCTACATAGCGAGGATTTTCGATCCGCTGGGCCTCGTCGGGCCAGCTATAACACTGGCCAAGCTGTTCATGCAACAGTTGTGGCGACTTAGATCAGAAAAGGACGAACCGTACGATTGGGATCGGCCTCTGCCTTCGAAGCTGCAGGAGGAGTGGAAGCAGTTCCATGCAACGCTCTACATTTTAGCCGATATTCGAATTCCTCGGTTTGTCAACGGATATGCAGATTGTTCGATCCAGCTCCATTTCTTCTGTGACGCATCTGAAGCTGCATATGGATCTTGTTGCTTCGTTCGTTCCGAGTTTGCTGGCGAAATCAGAGTGCGGTTGTTGACCTCCAAATCCAAGGTTGCTCCTTTGGCCAAGAAACATTCGATTGCACGTTTGGAGCTATGCGCAGCTGTTCTATCCACAAAGTTGTTCCGGAAGGTACAAGGCGCGATTGGGTCATCAGAACACGTTTATTTCTGGTCTGACTCAACCACAGTCCTCCAATGGTTGAGGTCGCCACCGCATCGATGGAGAACCTTTGTTGCCAATCGCGTTACTGCTATCCAGACTGGCACTGAAGGTTTCAATTGGAGACACGTCCCGGGAGTGCAGAATCCAGCCGACGAACTTTCTCGTGGACTACAGCCCTCCGATCTTCTCAACCAAGCTCGATGGTGGAACGGTCCAGATTGGCTGTCGTCGTCATCGGAATATTGGCCACGATGTGTTTTGCCGGAGAATGATTCACCAGAGGTCGCTGAAGAAAGTCCTTCTGTCAGTTTAGCTGCCACCGTTTCCGAAAAAGAGGATTTTGCAGACCAGCTGTTCACTCGGTATTCAACGTTCAAGCGACTCAACCGGGTAACAGCCGCTTGTATCAAATACATCAAGGCACTCCAAGCTGCAGCTATAAGGAGGAAAAATCAACTAGTTACGCCGTTCCCTACACCCAATGAGTTAGCGATCGTCTACCTTTCAGCTGAAGATTTAGCCGAGGCAGATCGTGCGCTGCTCCGATTAGCCCAGTCACAGCTATACGCGGAAGAGCTCTCCGAGTTCCAAAACCCCAAACGTACAAGAAATCCGCTGTCGTCGCAGTTACGATACCTACGTCCTTTCCTCTGTGATGATGGTATTATTCGCGTTGGTGGTCGCCTAAGGAATGCAGACGTTGCGCAGAGTGTCAAACATCCAGCAGTTCTCTCGGCTAAGCATCCACTGGCAAGGCTTATTACGGAGCATTACCATCGAACGCTTTTGCATGCTGGACCGCAGCTGATGATTGCCACTATTCGCCAAAGATACTGGATTCATGGAGGAAGAAATTTAGCTCGCCAAACGTACCATGGCTGTATGAAATGCTTTCTGCAGAAGCCGACCCTCGTTGAGCAAAGCTCCGCAGATCTACCAAAATCCCGTGTGATCCAAGATCGTCCATTCGCTGTGTGTGGAGTCGACTATTTCGGGCCCATTTTTATCAAGTCACCGATTCGTCGTCATGGTCCAACAAAGGCATATGGTGCCATTTTCGTATGTTTCGTTACGAAGGCCGTTCACATTGAGTTGGTGTCGGATCTGTCAACGCCCGCCTTTCTATCAGCACTTCGTcgtttcgttgcccgtcgcagTCGCCCGAGGGAAATTCATTCGGACAACGGAACAGCTTTCAAAGGTGCATCGAACGCTCTTCACCGATTGTACGACATGCTGAAGAAAAACAGCGAAGACAGGGGGCAGATATTCAACTGGTGTGCAACGGAAAGAATCCAGTGGAAATTCATTCCCCCGCGAGCTCCGCATTTCGGTGGATTATGGGAAGCTGCAGTGAAGTCTGCCAAACACCATATTCTACGTGAGATAGGACACACGAACATGAGCTACGAGGACATGACCACACTGCTCGCTGAAGTGGAGATGTGCCTTAATTCACGTCCAATCACCCCGATCCCGACGGAAACCGATGATCTCGAGGTGTTAACTCCAGGACACTTCCTTGTGGGCACCAACTTGCAAGCCGTTGACGATGTGGATGTTACTGCAAAGCCCGACAACCATCTCGACCATTGGAAGCTCACCACAAAACGGATGCAGGGTATCTGGGCTCGTTGGTATCCCGAATATCTCGCCCAACTACAAACTCGCGCTAGGAAGGGGAGCAAATCGGCGGTTCCGGTGGAGGTTGGAAAAATCGTGGTAATCAAGGAAGACAACTTACCACCAGCCTTGTGGCCACTAGGTCGCATCACAAAACTTCATCCCGGCCGAGATGGAGTTGTTCGTGTTGTGGGACTGAAGACAGCCAAGCGTGATGACGTCGTCAGAGCGGTGAACCGGATAGCCATCTTACCCACCGCCAGCATCCAAGACGTTGACCCGACAACCACCGAAGATTAG